ACCGCTGGAGTTAGACCTCGCCGAAACCTGGGCGATGCTCAGAGGGCAGGGATTCAGGATGTCGCTGCGCTATGGGTTTTGAACTCTCCGCCGGCTAACCAGGATTGTGCGAAGACGCTTTCTGTCCCGGACTCAGAGAATCTACTCACACCACTCCCCACGCCACCTTCCCATCCTCTCTTATCCGTTCTTCCCGGTAACCCTCTGCGATCTCGAAATCTCGGGCCAGCCAGAGCGCGTCCCGCTGCTCAGGTGCAAGCGCCTCGATCAGTTCATCGGTAAGCACATCCTCGAAACGGAACCGGTGGTCGTTACTCGCTCCATCTCGAAACAGCCAGTGGCTCATCGACCTGCCTTCATTCGAGGTATTGAGCCCGGTCGCGTGAAAGATCCTTGAATCACGTACGATGAGTTGATCCGGCCTGACCTCGAGCGGGATCTCTCCCGGCAATTCCACGTCCACAAGGCCATCGACCCAGTATTCCTCGGGATATCCCTGGTCGCGCCGCCGACGTTCCGCTTCCTCCTTGAACCGGTCGGCGGACCCGATGTGACTGCCGGGAATGACCCGGAGACAGCCCTGCTCGACCGATGCGCCCGAGAAGTAGTGC
The window above is part of the Gemmatimonadota bacterium genome. Proteins encoded here:
- a CDS encoding phytanoyl-CoA dioxygenase family protein; amino-acid sequence: MSEKGTSLKLSLSQLEAYHRDGCVIVDCPFPQTLTQDCQSAVEKVAIDPESVTADTRRNHYRLAPQIPGSYWCALDHALPFLKIMLHPEILEMARQLSGDDDVYLRNGGINELAPDHSFWWHRDSEMVYTEFMHYFSGASVEQGCLRVIPGSHIGSADRFKEEAERRRRDQGYPEEYWVDGLVDVELPGEIPLEVRPDQLIVRDSRIFHATGLNTSNEGRSMSHWLFRDGASNDHRFRFEDVLTDELIEALAPEQRDALWLARDFEIAEGYREERIREDGKVAWGVV